The genomic window GAGTTGTGCTTTTTCGCAGACAGGCCTCTCTTCTGCGCTTCCGGCCGGAAGATGGTTTGCAAGTGCTGGTCCGCGGCCGTGTTTCAGTTTATGCGCAGCGCGGACAGATGCAGATGGTTGTAGAATTCCTGGAGCCGGTGGGGGCCGGATCGCTCCAGATCGCATTTGAACAGCTCAAGGCAAAGCTGCAACAGGAAGGGCTTTTCGATCCGGCCCGCAAGAGACCTCTGCCGGCTTATCCACGCTGTGTGGGCATTGTTACTTCACCGAGCGGAGCAGTCATTCAGGACTTTCTGAACATCGTCAACCGCCGTCACGCTGCACTTGATGTGCTGCTCTATCCGGCGCTGGTACAGGGCGGGTCTGCTGCGCAGGAGATTGCATCGGGAATTGAGTATTTCAACCAAACGCGCAATGTGGATGTCATTGTGATTGCACGCGGAGGCGGATCGCTCGAAGACCTTGCTCCATTTAATGCAGAGGGGTTGGCCCGGGTGATCGCGGCTTCAGAGATTCCGGTCGTTTCTGCAGTGGGACATGAGACAGACTTTACGATCGCGGACTTTGTGGCGGACCTCCGTGCGCCGACGCCGTCTGCTGCTGCTGAGTTGATCACCTCTGCGCTGCACAGGGTGGAAGAGCATGTTGCAGCGCTGGCTCTGCGTCTAGACCGTGCCTGTCGTTACCGCCTGCTCCATGCGCGCGACCGGCTGGCGCGGTTGCATGCCGAAGTGGTGTTTGCGCGTCTGCGCGAGGGATTTGGCCGCCGCCAGCAGCACATCGATGAGCTGCGCTTCCGCATGGACGCAGCGATGGGGGGCGCCTTCCGTAGAGCAGCACTGCGTCTGCATGAGGTTTTATCGCGTCTGCAGCGGCAGGATGCGACCCATAAGATGCAATTCTGGAGGGAGCGCCTCGGTGCTTTGGAATCCCGGCTGGCACATGCACTCCAGTACCGAGTGCGTCAGGGAACAGCCAGACTGGATGCAGTCGTGAGGCAATTGAGTGCGCTGTCTCCTCTGGCGGTTTTGCAGCGAGGCTATGCCCTGGTTTTTGACGAAGGTGGAACGCTGATAAGACAAGCGGCCCAATTCAGTGCTGGAGAACAGATGACGGTGCGGCTGGCCGATGGAAGTGTGGAGGGCCGCGTGACAAGAATTCTTCCGGAAAGAACATCGAGGCAATGAGGAAACTTTTTGGTACGGACGGCATCCGCGGTGTGGCGGGAGAGGCGCCGCTTGATGCAAAAACAATTTTTGCAGTTGGAGTTGCGCTGGCGCATCAGGTAAAGGCGCGAAACAGCCATCCTCGCGTCCTGCTGGGTATGGATACACGTGAATCCAGCGCCTGGATTGCTGGTGTGCTGCATGCGGGACTGAAGCAGGGTGGTGCTGAAACAGAAAATGCAGGCGTCATTACGACGCCTGCGGTCGCGTATCTTGCCCGGAAGTACGGCTTTGATGCAGGCATCGTCATCTCAGCTTCCCATAATCCCTGGCAGGACAACGGCATCAAGGTCTTTGGCGGGGATGGTTACAAGCTGCCCGATGAAACAGAACTGCGAATCGAAGAGGAGATCTTCCGGCAGCTTGAAAGTGTTTCCGCGCCGGACAGGTCTGCGACCTCTGCTCCTCTGCCGGAGGAGAAATTTCGCAGAGACTATGAGCAGTTTCTGCTCTCTGTTGTCCCTGGTCTGGACCTCGCAGGGATGAAGCTGGTGCTGGACTGTGCGAACGGGGCGGCCTCGGTGATTGCTCCGGAGCTTTTTGTGCGACTGGGCGGGCAGGTCCACTTTACGCATGTTGCGCCGGATGGCCGGAACATCAATGCCGAATGCGGGGCCCTGCATCCAGAGATTGTTGCTGCGGAAACGAAGTCTGCACAGGCCGACATGGGAGCGACCTTTGACGGGGATGCGGACCGGGCCTTGTTTGCTGACTCCCGAGGGAATGTT from Pseudacidobacterium ailaaui includes these protein-coding regions:
- the xseA gene encoding exodeoxyribonuclease VII large subunit, with the protein product MSQAGQLGFTFEPVREPARHVWKVSELVGEVCAHLERQYADVWIEGEISNLRAASSGHIYFTLKDDEAQLGVVLFRRQASLLRFRPEDGLQVLVRGRVSVYAQRGQMQMVVEFLEPVGAGSLQIAFEQLKAKLQQEGLFDPARKRPLPAYPRCVGIVTSPSGAVIQDFLNIVNRRHAALDVLLYPALVQGGSAAQEIASGIEYFNQTRNVDVIVIARGGGSLEDLAPFNAEGLARVIAASEIPVVSAVGHETDFTIADFVADLRAPTPSAAAELITSALHRVEEHVAALALRLDRACRYRLLHARDRLARLHAEVVFARLREGFGRRQQHIDELRFRMDAAMGGAFRRAALRLHEVLSRLQRQDATHKMQFWRERLGALESRLAHALQYRVRQGTARLDAVVRQLSALSPLAVLQRGYALVFDEGGTLIRQAAQFSAGEQMTVRLADGSVEGRVTRILPERTSRQ
- the glmM gene encoding phosphoglucosamine mutase, which gives rise to MRKLFGTDGIRGVAGEAPLDAKTIFAVGVALAHQVKARNSHPRVLLGMDTRESSAWIAGVLHAGLKQGGAETENAGVITTPAVAYLARKYGFDAGIVISASHNPWQDNGIKVFGGDGYKLPDETELRIEEEIFRQLESVSAPDRSATSAPLPEEKFRRDYEQFLLSVVPGLDLAGMKLVLDCANGAASVIAPELFVRLGGQVHFTHVAPDGRNINAECGALHPEIVAAETKSAQADMGATFDGDADRALFADSRGNVVNGDAVLLLAARDMQARGLLKGNVVVATTMSNMGLEAALRRSGIRMLRAPVGDKYVLERMQQEGASLGGEQSGHILFPHLATTGDGLMTALVVLDIVRRAGKPLHELVADLKVFPQVIVNVRVKEKRPLEQIATVTDTIREAESSLAENGRVVVRYSGTEALARVMVEAESEDKMRYHAERIAVAIREALGA